The Leptospira harrisiae genome segment TGATAAATGGATAGTAGTAAGCACCTTCCAAAGTTTCTTCTTCATATGCTGATTGGGAACGACAATCGATGAGGAAGTCACCAGGTTCTATTTCGGTTTTTAGAAAGTTCCAGTTCAAAAAAGTATTCTCCTATTTCTTACATTACTTTTCCACCCCTCGAATTTTTGAAAGTCTGAAAACCAAAAAAAAAGTTCATCTCTGGTTTGAGACATAATGAGAAAAGAAATCAATTGGATGCCAGTTGATTCTACTGGGTAGACCAGCCGATAATCACTGTAATCGGTATTTCATGATTAGGCAGCTGCACATATACTTTGGATTGATTTTGTTTTTTTTGGCAACAGAAGTTGTTTTTGCGGACCGCACAAAGACTTATCTTTCGTTGCAATCGCTAAAGATGGAAGTGGAATCATGGAAGGAAAAAAAACCATCCTCCCAAATCAAAAAACAAATACGTTCGCATCAAAGGTTTCTGATGGATGATGGAACTTGTCAAATTGTACCTGCATCCCGTATTTCATCCGTCACATACTTTCGATTCAGTTGTCAAACTGATTCGGAACCTCTACTCATCCAATTCCAATCCAATCAAAAAAGGAAACTTGAAGTTGGGAAATTTCAATTGAGAGCCATCCATCATATCGGAAAAAAACAGTATTTAGAAATTGAAACCGGTCTTGTAGTGGGTGAAGCAAAAACACTGGCCAGATTGAATACGGATGATACCGAATTGGATTATCCTCCAAAAAAAGAGATCCCTGTTGTCACGGAAAACAAACAAACGATCAACTCATACAAACCCATTCAGAATCCTAATTTATTTTATTTTAAATCTATATCTCAAAATCCCAAAAGAAGAAAAGAAGTTCCTTCCAATATTGAAGTGTTTTTTGATTCTTCTTGTCCACTGGAGTTTATCGAAAAGGATGAGAGTTTTTATTGGGACCAAACGGTATCTTATGTGTTTCGTATTACGTGTATTCGCGATTCAGTATATAGTTTGATTCGCGTGCCATCAACTTCATCTGGTGATTTGGTAACTTCAAATACGATTTGGAAAGATCCAAAACCTGGTGATCGAGTTTTAGGAAATGCCGTTTTGAAAAAAATTACCGAAACGCAAACCTTTTGGGAGAAAATCGTTTTGTATTATGAATAAATTAATTAAATTCAGTTTTTTCTTTTTTCTTAT includes the following:
- a CDS encoding LIC11113 family protein, with amino-acid sequence MFFLATEVVFADRTKTYLSLQSLKMEVESWKEKKPSSQIKKQIRSHQRFLMDDGTCQIVPASRISSVTYFRFSCQTDSEPLLIQFQSNQKRKLEVGKFQLRAIHHIGKKQYLEIETGLVVGEAKTLARLNTDDTELDYPPKKEIPVVTENKQTINSYKPIQNPNLFYFKSISQNPKRRKEVPSNIEVFFDSSCPLEFIEKDESFYWDQTVSYVFRITCIRDSVYSLIRVPSTSSGDLVTSNTIWKDPKPGDRVLGNAVLKKITETQTFWEKIVLYYE